The following are encoded in a window of Streptococcus pasteurianus genomic DNA:
- the trmB gene encoding tRNA (guanosine(46)-N7)-methyltransferase TrmB: MRVRKRKGAEEHLENNPHYVILNPEEAKGRWREVFGNDNPIHIEVGSGKGAFITGMALQNPDINYIGIDIQVSVLSYALDKVLDSQAPNVRLLLVDGSDLTNYFADGEIDLMYLNFSDPWPKKRHEKRRLTYKTFLDTYRQILPEQGEIHFKTDNRGLFEYSLASFSQYGMILKQVWLDLHASDFEGNVMTEYEEKFSQKGQVIYRVEAQFQ; encoded by the coding sequence ATGCGAGTTAGAAAACGTAAGGGTGCTGAGGAGCACTTAGAAAATAACCCACACTATGTTATTTTAAATCCAGAAGAAGCCAAAGGACGTTGGCGCGAAGTATTTGGTAATGATAATCCAATCCACATTGAAGTAGGTTCAGGAAAAGGAGCCTTCATTACTGGAATGGCTTTGCAAAATCCAGATATTAACTATATCGGAATTGACATTCAAGTATCTGTGCTTAGCTATGCTTTAGATAAAGTGTTAGATAGTCAAGCACCGAATGTTCGTTTGTTGTTAGTTGATGGCTCTGATTTGACAAATTATTTTGCAGATGGTGAGATTGATTTAATGTATTTGAATTTTTCAGATCCATGGCCGAAAAAACGTCATGAAAAACGCCGTTTAACTTATAAGACATTCTTGGATACTTACCGTCAAATTTTACCAGAACAAGGTGAAATTCATTTCAAAACGGATAACCGTGGTTTGTTTGAATACAGTTTGGCAAGTTTCTCACAATATGGCATGATTTTAAAACAAGTTTGGTTAGATCTGCATGCTAGTGATTTTGAGGGAAATGTCATGACTGAATATGAGGAAAAATTTTCTCAAAAAGGACAAGTCATTTACCGTGTTGAAGCACAATTTCAGTAA
- the rimP gene encoding ribosome maturation factor RimP → MLIANANTIIDVVTEVVAPAIKEPFELVDVEYEKMGSDYVLSILIDKPEGITVDDTAELTEIISPLLDAIKPDPFPEQYMLEVSSPGLERPLKTKEALEKAVGSYVNVSLYKAIDKVKVFQGDLVAFDGDTLTIDYLDKTRKKTVEIPYSTVAKARLAVKL, encoded by the coding sequence ATTCTTATCGCAAACGCAAATACAATCATTGATGTCGTTACAGAAGTGGTTGCACCAGCTATTAAAGAGCCGTTTGAATTAGTTGATGTCGAGTATGAGAAGATGGGGAGCGATTATGTGCTTAGCATCTTAATTGACAAGCCAGAAGGCATTACGGTAGATGATACAGCAGAGTTGACTGAAATTATCAGCCCTTTGCTTGATGCCATTAAACCAGACCCATTTCCAGAGCAGTATATGTTGGAAGTGTCTAGCCCTGGTTTAGAGCGTCCGTTAAAAACGAAAGAAGCTCTTGAAAAAGCTGTAGGTTCTTATGTCAATGTTAGTCTCTACAAAGCGATTGATAAAGTTAAGGTATTCCAAGGGGACCTTGTTGCTTTTGACGGTGACACATTGACCATTGATTATTTGGATAAAACGCGGAAAAAAACAGTTGAAATTCCGTATTCGACAGTTGCAAAAGCGCGTTTGGCAGTGAAATTGTAG
- the nusA gene encoding transcription termination factor NusA yields the protein MSKEMLEAFRILEEEKHINKEDIIDAVKESLKSAYKRRYGQSESCVIEFDDKKGDFKVYTVREVVEEVFDSRLEISLSDALKISSAYELGDKIRFEESVAEFGRVAAQSAKQTIMEKMRRQIREVTYNEYKQHEGEIMTGTVERFDQRFIYVNLGSLEAQLSHQDQIPGETFKSHDRIEVYVYKVENNPKGVNVFVSRSHPQFIKRIMEQEIPEVFDGTVEIMSVSREAGDRTKVAVRSHNPNVDAIGTIVGRGGSNIKKVISKFHPKRYDAKAGIEVPIEENIDVIQWVEDPAEFIYNAIAPAEVDMVLFDEEDSKRATVVVPDNKLSLAIGRRGQNVRLAAHLTGYRIDIKSASEYEALEAEHEANAAVAQEEVAPVEEAAESVETEVVANDAE from the coding sequence ATGAGCAAAGAAATGCTAGAAGCCTTCCGTATTTTGGAAGAAGAAAAACACATTAACAAAGAAGACATCATTGATGCTGTGAAAGAGTCTTTGAAATCAGCTTACAAACGTCGTTATGGTCAATCTGAATCATGTGTTATTGAATTCGATGACAAAAAAGGTGATTTTAAAGTTTACACTGTTCGTGAAGTTGTTGAAGAAGTTTTTGATAGCCGTTTAGAAATCAGTTTGTCAGATGCGTTGAAAATCAGTTCAGCTTATGAACTCGGTGATAAAATTCGTTTTGAAGAATCTGTTGCTGAATTTGGTCGAGTTGCTGCTCAATCAGCTAAACAAACAATCATGGAAAAAATGCGCCGTCAAATTCGTGAAGTAACTTACAATGAGTACAAACAACACGAAGGCGAAATCATGACTGGTACTGTTGAACGTTTTGACCAACGTTTCATCTATGTTAACCTTGGTTCGCTTGAAGCGCAATTATCACACCAAGATCAAATTCCTGGTGAAACCTTCAAATCACATGACCGTATTGAAGTTTATGTTTACAAAGTTGAAAACAATCCAAAAGGTGTCAACGTTTTTGTAAGCCGTAGCCACCCACAATTCATCAAACGCATTATGGAACAAGAAATTCCTGAAGTATTTGACGGAACAGTTGAAATCATGAGCGTTTCACGTGAGGCAGGCGACCGTACAAAAGTTGCTGTTCGTAGCCACAATCCAAACGTTGATGCTATCGGTACTATTGTCGGTCGTGGTGGAAGCAACATTAAGAAAGTGATTAGCAAATTCCATCCAAAACGTTATGATGCTAAGGCTGGTATTGAAGTGCCAATCGAAGAAAATATTGATGTTATCCAATGGGTTGAAGATCCAGCGGAATTCATCTACAATGCCATTGCGCCAGCAGAAGTTGATATGGTTCTTTTTGACGAAGAGGACAGTAAACGTGCGACTGTTGTCGTTCCTGACAATAAATTGTCACTTGCTATTGGTCGTCGTGGACAAAACGTTCGTTTGGCAGCTCATTTAACTGGCTACCGTATCGACATCAAATCTGCATCAGAATACGAAGCACTTGAAGCTGAACATGAAGCAAACGCAGCTGTAGCACAAGAAGAAGTTGCACCTGTTGAAGAAGCAGCTGAATCTGTTGAAACTGAAGTTGTAGCAAACGACGCAGAGTAA
- the infB gene encoding translation initiation factor IF-2: MSKKRLYEIAKELGKSSKEIVEYAQELGLAVKSHSSSVEESDVKRIVAKFSDKPQSTPAKPKVEKASEKTVARAPKATPATPSKPQSRNFKAEREARAKAEAERRANGGDKKRRNDQRRDDRSNPNDRQGNTQNNRKQNKRDHNPQNHSRRDQRDNRQQAAKPRVDFKARATAIKAEQNAEYSRQSEKRIYEQEKAKRKATAAKEQEQKARVEAKAKSEEKKAVVKKVAPAPQTVVAEPPTPTADKRRKKQVRPEKSHDYSHEDESRKNKNRKNWNNQNQVRNQRNSNWNNNKKNKKGKNNRNNAPKPVTERKFHELPKEFEYTEGMTVAEIAKRIKREPAEIVKKLFMMGVMATQNQSLDSDTIELLMVDYGIEAHKKVEVDEADIERFFVDEDYLNLENMVERAPVVTIMGHVDHGKTTLLDTLRNSRVATGEAGGITQHIGAYQIIENGKKITFLDTPGHAAFTSMRARGASITDITILIVAADDGVMPQTVEAINHSKAAGVPIIVAINKIDRPGANPERVIGELAEHGIISTAWGGDCEFVEISAKFGQNIDELLETVLLVAEMEELKADPTVRAIGTVIEARLDKGKGAIATLLVQQGTLHVQDPIVVGNTFGRVRAMVNDLGRRVKVAEPSTPVSITGLNEVPMAGDHFAVYEDEKAARAAGEERAKRALMKQRQVTQRVSLENLFDTLKAGEVKTVNVIIKADVQGSVEALAASLLKIDVEGVKVSVVHSAVGAINESDVTLAEASNAFIIGFNVRPTPQARQQAETDEVEIRLHSIIYKVIEEVEDAMKGMLDPEYKEKIIGEAIIRETFKVSKVGTIGGFMVTSGKITRDANARVIRDGVVIFDGKLASLKHFKDDVKEIGNAQEGGLMIENYNDIKVDDIIEGYIMEEIKR, encoded by the coding sequence TTGTCAAAGAAAAGATTATATGAAATCGCTAAAGAATTAGGTAAATCAAGCAAAGAAATTGTTGAATATGCTCAAGAATTAGGACTTGCTGTTAAGAGCCATTCTTCTAGCGTGGAAGAATCTGATGTCAAACGTATTGTGGCAAAATTTTCAGATAAGCCTCAATCTACTCCAGCTAAACCTAAAGTAGAAAAAGCATCTGAAAAAACAGTTGCACGAGCTCCAAAAGCTACTCCTGCAACACCATCAAAACCACAAAGCCGTAATTTTAAGGCTGAGCGTGAAGCACGTGCCAAAGCCGAAGCTGAAAGACGTGCTAATGGTGGCGATAAAAAACGTCGTAACGACCAGCGTCGCGATGATCGTTCAAATCCTAATGACCGACAAGGGAATACTCAAAATAATCGCAAACAGAATAAACGCGATCACAATCCTCAAAATCATAGTCGAAGAGATCAACGTGATAACCGTCAGCAAGCAGCAAAACCACGTGTTGACTTTAAAGCACGTGCCACTGCTATAAAAGCTGAACAAAATGCTGAGTATTCACGTCAAAGCGAAAAACGAATTTATGAGCAGGAAAAGGCCAAACGTAAAGCAACTGCTGCAAAAGAGCAAGAACAAAAAGCTCGTGTTGAGGCAAAAGCTAAGAGTGAAGAGAAGAAAGCGGTAGTTAAAAAGGTTGCGCCTGCTCCACAAACTGTGGTGGCAGAACCTCCTACCCCAACTGCTGATAAACGTCGTAAGAAACAAGTTCGTCCTGAAAAATCACATGATTACAGTCATGAAGACGAATCGCGCAAGAATAAAAATAGAAAAAACTGGAATAATCAAAACCAAGTGAGAAATCAAAGAAATAGTAACTGGAATAATAATAAGAAAAACAAAAAAGGTAAAAATAATCGTAATAATGCTCCAAAACCTGTAACAGAGCGTAAGTTCCATGAATTGCCTAAAGAATTTGAATATACTGAAGGTATGACAGTCGCTGAAATCGCAAAACGTATTAAACGCGAACCAGCTGAAATTGTTAAAAAATTGTTCATGATGGGTGTTATGGCAACACAAAACCAATCCCTCGACAGCGATACAATCGAACTGCTGATGGTTGATTATGGTATTGAAGCTCATAAAAAAGTTGAGGTTGACGAAGCTGATATCGAACGCTTCTTCGTAGATGAAGATTACCTCAACCTTGAAAACATGGTTGAACGTGCGCCTGTTGTTACAATCATGGGCCACGTTGACCACGGTAAAACAACCCTTCTTGATACCCTTCGTAATTCACGTGTCGCTACAGGCGAAGCTGGTGGTATCACGCAACATATTGGTGCTTATCAGATTATTGAAAATGGTAAGAAAATTACTTTTCTTGATACGCCAGGACATGCGGCATTTACATCAATGCGTGCGCGTGGTGCATCAATTACAGATATTACAATCTTGATTGTTGCTGCTGATGACGGTGTTATGCCCCAAACAGTCGAAGCCATTAACCACTCTAAAGCTGCTGGTGTCCCAATCATCGTTGCAATTAACAAGATTGATAGACCAGGAGCCAACCCAGAACGTGTTATTGGTGAACTGGCAGAACACGGTATTATTTCAACTGCTTGGGGTGGAGACTGTGAATTTGTTGAAATTTCAGCCAAATTTGGTCAAAACATTGATGAATTGCTAGAAACAGTTCTCCTTGTTGCTGAAATGGAAGAATTGAAAGCTGACCCTACAGTTCGTGCTATTGGTACAGTTATTGAAGCTCGTCTTGATAAAGGTAAAGGTGCTATCGCAACACTTCTTGTTCAACAAGGTACTCTTCACGTTCAAGACCCAATCGTTGTTGGTAACACGTTTGGCCGTGTTCGTGCTATGGTTAATGACCTTGGACGTCGTGTAAAAGTAGCTGAACCATCAACACCAGTATCAATCACTGGTTTGAATGAAGTACCTATGGCAGGTGACCACTTCGCCGTCTATGAAGATGAAAAAGCTGCGCGTGCCGCTGGTGAAGAACGTGCTAAACGTGCATTGATGAAACAACGTCAAGTAACACAACGTGTTAGCCTTGAAAACCTATTTGATACGCTTAAAGCAGGTGAAGTTAAGACTGTTAATGTTATCATCAAAGCCGATGTACAAGGTTCAGTTGAAGCTCTTGCTGCCTCACTTCTTAAAATTGATGTTGAAGGCGTTAAAGTCTCAGTTGTCCATTCAGCTGTTGGTGCTATTAACGAATCAGACGTTACCCTTGCTGAAGCCTCAAATGCCTTCATCATTGGATTTAACGTACGTCCTACACCACAAGCACGTCAACAAGCAGAAACTGATGAAGTAGAAATTCGTCTTCATTCAATTATCTACAAAGTTATCGAAGAAGTTGAAGATGCCATGAAAGGTATGCTTGACCCTGAATACAAAGAAAAAATTATCGGTGAAGCTATCATCCGCGAAACTTTCAAAGTTTCTAAAGTTGGTACAATCGGTGGATTCATGGTTACAAGTGGTAAAATCACTCGTGATGCTAACGCCCGTGTCATCCGTGATGGTGTCGTTATCTTCGACGGAAAACTTGCTAGCCTTAAACACTTCAAAGATGACGTTAAAGAAATCGGAAACGCCCAAGAAGGTGGTTTGATGATTGAAAACTACAACGACATTAAAGTTGATGACATCATCGAAGGCTACATCATGGAAGAAATTAAACGTTAA
- a CDS encoding YlxQ-related RNA-binding protein has product MNNREKLSNLIGLAQRAGKVISGEELVIKAIQSGKAQLIFLANDAGANLTKKTADKCQYYKIEVSTVFNTLELSAALGKPRKVVAIADAGFSKKMRTLMN; this is encoded by the coding sequence TTGAATAACCGTGAAAAATTGTCAAATTTAATTGGTTTAGCACAGCGAGCAGGAAAAGTTATCTCTGGTGAAGAGTTAGTTATCAAAGCGATTCAATCTGGAAAAGCACAGCTTATTTTTCTAGCTAATGATGCTGGCGCTAATTTGACAAAGAAAACAGCTGATAAATGTCAATATTACAAAATAGAAGTCTCTACAGTGTTTAACACACTGGAATTAAGTGCTGCTCTTGGAAAACCACGTAAAGTGGTAGCCATAGCAGATGCTGGATTTTCAAAGAAAATGAGGACTCTTATGAACTAA
- the rnpM gene encoding RNase P modulator RnpM codes for MAKTRKIPLRKSVVSGEVIDKRDLLRIVKNKEGEIFIDPTGKKNGRGAYIKLDNEEAIQAKNKKVFNRSFSMEVPDEFYDELIAYVDHKVKRRELGLE; via the coding sequence ATGGCTAAAACACGTAAAATACCTTTAAGAAAATCAGTTGTTTCAGGCGAAGTAATTGATAAGCGCGATTTGCTTCGCATTGTTAAGAATAAAGAAGGCGAGATTTTTATCGACCCGACTGGTAAGAAAAACGGTCGCGGTGCCTACATCAAACTTGACAATGAAGAGGCAATCCAAGCTAAAAACAAAAAAGTGTTTAATCGTAGTTTTTCAATGGAAGTTCCTGACGAATTTTACGATGAATTAATTGCTTACGTTGATCACAAAGTAAAAAGAAGAGAGTTGGGTCTTGAATAA